From the Streptomyces sp. NBC_01216 genome, the window GAGCAGGCGGATCAGGTGGTACTGGCCGCTGAGCGTGATGAGGATGTCCTCGATGTCGTCGTTCAGGCCGAGCATCTCCATCGTCCGGACCTTGGCGCGGACCACGTCCGTGTTGCCCGCCGCCGCGACGTTGAGGTCGAGATCCTTGCTCCCCCCGATCGTGCCCAGGGCCATGCCGCTGGTGTAGTCGACCAGGGCGGCGCCGATGGCGCCTTCGATCGTGGCGGCTTCCTTCAAGGACGTCTCGGTGTTCGCCATGGGTGTCGCACTTCCTTTTCGTGTTCGTCTTCTGTGGTGTGTTCGTACGGGTGGTCTTGTCGGGGATCAGGGCAGGTCTTTGCGTTCCAGTGCCTCGTCGACGAGTTCCCCTATCCGGGCGCTGGAACGGCGTGCCTCCAGGTGGAGCCGCCCCACGTTGATGCGAGGTTCCGCGAGGAGCGTGAGGACCGCAGAGCCACCCGCGGCGTAGGTGGCGACATAGCCGTGGTCGCCGCGGACGAGCAGTTCGCGGAAGCCGCCCTGCCCGGTGGAGTCGGTCAGCCGCAGTGCCACGCCCAGGGCCGCCGCCGTCAGTGCCGCCACGCTCTCCGCCTCGCCGTCGACCGTGTCCTGGGCGAGCACCAGGCCGTCGGCGCTCGCCGCGAGGGCTCCGGTGAGCTGGGGCAGCCGGGCGCGCAGCCGTCTCAGCTCACCGAGCACCTCGGCTTCTGCGGTCATCAACTGTCTCCTCTCGGCGCGCATGCGCAGGGCACGCCTCATCACAGACTTGCCTCCAGGGCGTCACGGAGCCGGCGCAGCAGGGCGATGTCCGGGTCGGCCGTCATCTCGCCGACCCAGGGCGGCAGGGTCGGCACGGGTTCCGGTAGCGGGTCCAGCGGGGTCACGACGAGTCCGGCGGCTGCGAGGCGCCGGACGTCGAGCAGGGTGTGGAAGGCCGGCCGGCCGAGCAGCCGGGCGATGTCCGCCGGAGTCCGGGTGCCGTCGGCGACGGACAGCAGGGAGCGCTGACGCGCGCTCACGGTCTGGCCGGGGGCGGCCGGGCGCGGGAGGACCGGGGCGCCGTCCACGGACGCGTACGGCCAGACCTGGTCGAGCAGCTCACGGCGGCGTACGGTCTCGCGCTCGACGGCCTCGGTGGAGACCGGCCGCACCGAGCCGAACCAGTGGCCGACCCCGTAGCGGAAGCGGGTCGGCCCGCTGCCGGGCGCGAGGGCGAAGAAGGCGGCGTCGAACACGGCTCCGAGATGGCAGATCTCCAGCTCGCCGCCGTGCAGCCGGCCGCTGTCGACGAGGAACCGGCCGACCGCCCGACTGGCCCCGGCCCGGTCCACGGCCTCGTCCCAGCGCTCCCGGGGCAGCCGCCCGCCGGTGGTCAGCAACACGTCGAGACCGGGCGCGGCGGGGCTCTCGGCGTGGACCACCCGTCCGTCGACGAGGTACAGCGTGCCGTGGTCGCGCAGCAGGGCCCCGGTGGCGCGTTCCTCGGCCAGCCGGACGAGCATGGGGGAAACGGTCATCCGAGAACCAGTCTCTCGGCCAGGTCGCGCAGCCGTATCCGGGCCAGCGCCAGGTTCCCCGTCTCGCGGTCGAGCCACAGGTGCAGGAAGACGCTGCTGTCGAAGGCCGTCTCCACGAAGCGCAGCACGTGGTAGCCGCCGCGGCAGGTGACGATCAGGTCCTCGACCGGCGGGCCCTTGGGTAACTCCGCC encodes:
- a CDS encoding roadblock/LC7 domain-containing protein: MRRALRMRAERRQLMTAEAEVLGELRRLRARLPQLTGALAASADGLVLAQDTVDGEAESVAALTAAALGVALRLTDSTGQGGFRELLVRGDHGYVATYAAGGSAVLTLLAEPRINVGRLHLEARRSSARIGELVDEALERKDLP
- a CDS encoding transcriptional regulator is translated as MTVSPMLVRLAEERATGALLRDHGTLYLVDGRVVHAESPAAPGLDVLLTTGGRLPRERWDEAVDRAGASRAVGRFLVDSGRLHGGELEICHLGAVFDAAFFALAPGSGPTRFRYGVGHWFGSVRPVSTEAVERETVRRRELLDQVWPYASVDGAPVLPRPAAPGQTVSARQRSLLSVADGTRTPADIARLLGRPAFHTLLDVRRLAAAGLVVTPLDPLPEPVPTLPPWVGEMTADPDIALLRRLRDALEASL